Proteins from a genomic interval of Betta splendens chromosome 10, fBetSpl5.4, whole genome shotgun sequence:
- the qdpra gene encoding quinoid dihydropteridine reductase a gives MAANRVIVYGGKGALGSKCVQHFRSQGWWVASIDMAANDEASENVIVKMSECFAEQAGQVTSDVSRLLGEQKVDAILCVAGGWAGGSCSSKDLYKNADLMWKQSVWTSTISSHLAALHLKPGGLLTLAGAKAALSGTGGMVGYGMAKAAVHQLCQSLAAKNSGMPSGAAAVAILPVTLDTPMNRKFMPDADFSSWTPLEYIAEMFFNWASGVDRPASGSLMKIETSAGETQAVSAL, from the exons ATGGCGGCGAACCGGGTCATCGTCTACGGCGGGAAAGGCGCCCTGGGCTCCAAGTGTGTGCAGCACTTCAGGTCCCAAGGCTGG TGGGTCGCCAGCATCGACATGGCCGCGAACGACGAGGCGAGCGAGAACGTGATCGTGAAGATGAGCGAGTGCTTCGCCGAGCAGGCGGGACAG GTGACGTCAGACGTGTCCCGGTTGCTGGGGGAACAGAAAGTGGACGCCATCTTGTGCGTGGCAGGAGGATGGGCCggtggaagctgcagctccaaaG ATTTATATAAAAACGCAGACCTGATGTGGAAGCAGAGCGTGTGGACCTCCACCATCTCCAGCCACCTCGCTGCTCTGCACCTGAAACCCGGCGGGCTGTTGACGCTGGCTGGGGCCAAAGCAGCGCTTTCAGGCACCGGAG GCATGGTGGGCTACGGCATGGCCAAAGCTGCCGTCCACCAGCTGTGTCAGAGTCTGGCAGCTAAAAACAGTGGAATGCCGTCAGGAGCCGCGGCCGTGGCCATTCTACC GGTTACCTTGGATACGCCGATGAACAGGAAGTTCATGCCTGACGCAGACTTCAGTTCCTGGACGCCGCTGGAGTACATCGCAGA AATGTTTTTCAACTGGGCCTCTGGTGTGGACCGGCCGGCATCAGGAAGCCTGATGAAGATAGAGACCTCCGCAGGTGAAACCCAGGCTGTGTCCGCTTTGTAG